Part of the Zingiber officinale cultivar Zhangliang chromosome 6A, Zo_v1.1, whole genome shotgun sequence genome, CATTCCATTCCATTGCCTCGGCTCCTCCCTCCTCCACTCGCCTCTCCTCGGGTTTCCTCCGCCGGGACAACCGCAACGCATGGCGGCGGCGCCCATGGCGGCGGCGCCCATGGCGGCGCCTCCGACGGCGCTTTTCTTCGCCAGGGCGCACCGGCACACACTGCTTCCTCCTTCCTCGTCCGCCTCCAAGCTTAGGGTTTCCTCCGGAAGCTTCTCTCCCGCCACGACTTTTTCCGCTGGAGCACTAGGTTTCGGCAGGTCCCAGTTGGTCGGCTTCCCTGTCATCTTCACCACCAGTCTCCCTTCACTTCGGGCTCCTCACAAGCTTCCAATTGGCCCCGTTGTTGCTCGTAATGACTCGCCTCTTCCGATTAGTTATAGTTTTATTTGGGCGATTCGTTTCGAATTCCTAACATTATAGATATCCATGGATAAAGGACGAACATTTGGTTAAGACGTGAAGCTTGTGGCATGCCATTTAATAGACTACGCCCTCGAGAGCCAACTTAGGAGTTGAAGTAGCACCCTGTTTCAGATTTATATAAGATTTGTCTCGTTGAATGGCTTTTTGCTTTCCCTCTCTGTTTAGTACGCAACCTCAAACCTAACGTTGGCTTTGTTTACAATGCCTATAAGCAACATCTTAGTCGATTCATGAGCAAATATTTGCAAATGGTGACTGTTTTTATTCCCAATTGTAATTGTTGAATTTTCTATCTCTTAGATCACATTGTTCTTAAGGTATTCATATAGCATTGCATCTTGCTTTACTCTTCTTAATCTTGAATACTTCAACATATCTAATGCTTAAGACAGAGAGTGATGATGGttgaagttttgtatgcattGGTTCGACCCTTCTTTGAAGGTCTGATGGGATTGTATTTGCCTCCAAGCTTGCACTTGAAAGAGATGAAACAAAGGGATGCCCAGAATTGCCCAGCAGGGTCACACTCCAACAATCAAGTTAGATTAATAGATGTGTCCCTTCTTGTCACATGTTATGTGCATGAGTTTGATCGATCATTGCATTCAATGATCCATAACTATAGACCACTCTTGGATCCTTTTTAGGTCTTTTTCACAAGTGACTTCCATGGTCAGTCAGTATCTTAAATAATTTGAATTGACTTTTGTCATGTTTTGACCACATCTGCTACTAATCTACTAATTATGTTGTTGGAAAGAGACTCACTGACAAAGTTTGTGGGAATACCATTGTCTTATCCGATGAGTTTCGCTAGATTCAGATCAATACAGTCAGTCTCAAGCCATTCCAAGAGCTTTGATCAGATCCCTATCTGGTTAGGCGATTTACTTTGAAGTTGTTAGTTTGTTGGTTTATTTGAACGAAAATTGTTGTCTAGATAATTATATCCTGCTATCATTTACATGTTGGTTATATAAGCACATTTCTTTCAAATTCGTCTTTTAGTCTATCCCATGTGATTTATTTTACAAACTAATACGAGCGCGAGTTATTAATTTTCTCTATTTAACACTGCAATTGAAGTCATTTCTTCGAGCCAAAAGTGAATTACAAAAGCCAAGTGTTACTGTGGCACCTTAACCTGGTATTCCTCGTGGATAATTTGGCCCTACATTCAGATGACAAATGAATCTTCCTTGTGCTTTCAGGCCGGGTGTGCCCTTTTACCGGGAAGAAGGCTAACAGAGCAAATAAAGTCTCCTTCTCAAACCACAAGACAAAGAAGCTCCAGTTTGTCAATTTGCAGTACAAGAGGATCTGGTGGGAAGCAGGGAAACGATACGTAAAACTACGCTTGTCAACAAAGGCACTGAAGACCATTGAGAAGAATGGTCTGGATGCTGTTGCTAAGAAGGCTGGAATTGACCTCCGAAAAGAATGAACCTGAATTACCAATGGCCATGCCTTTACTCCCTTTTATCGCTTAATAAAATCGTCGAGGTGATTTTCACTTCTTAGTTCATTG contains:
- the LOC121995856 gene encoding 50S ribosomal protein L28, chloroplastic-like → MAAAPMAAAPMAAPPTALFFARAHRHTLLPPSSSASKLRVSSGSFSPATTFSAGALGFGRSQLVGFPVIFTTSLPSLRAPHKLPIGPVVARRVCPFTGKKANRANKVSFSNHKTKKLQFVNLQYKRIWWEAGKRYVKLRLSTKALKTIEKNGLDAVAKKAGIDLRKE